Proteins from a single region of Punica granatum isolate Tunisia-2019 chromosome 8, ASM765513v2, whole genome shotgun sequence:
- the LOC116187721 gene encoding uncharacterized protein LOC116187721 isoform X3: protein MGDPALRRRLKRKRADGEPRRVSSGRDSAHREAARYYSPSLKEDDEDYLLHLKHIEAVEVDVDVRSPDRPREGKRSNADVDPHYTSFLKQLRIDAKSYTLVVEGDAGERRVFKYEYGPQEGLHVHSEGFDLPSEGLMPGSQGVSVKEECVADDENRRSALRSESSKKLRIPENAPGRKGNGKARPLKKDSRTEAAVKGLSVPSEGLTPGSQGVSAKKGRGLTLGSLGVSAKKGTVVSDGKSRSVLRGESSKKLRTQENASGRKGNDKTRPVEKASRTKEAVNVSKHPACKRRKIMSTDQDVEVQGGSCASEGRKECKRGPGRPRAVNCFERRQEESDYLEKQQEESNYVEKRREEKRQEESDEWDDDYYVFIDYLRADGGLVLFNMDNRKVRYEEDEVEESSSSSDLQILKEDILKNEVNNPFVTTRLPNIIDLDTDDLGESEHSEFREKLLERLRMRYDSKEYEELLQQVKYRRRKEIVRQLRGGREKTCITNKACESYLDQYPDLSKKISAAQGDRRRTLNLLRGFFFYLGRLVWFQLKIPKALWFS from the exons ATGGGTGATCCGGCGCTGCGGAGACGGCTGAAGAGAAAGCGGGCCGACGGCGAACCTCGCCGGGTCAGTTCCGGGAGAGACTCTGCCCACAGGGAAGCTGCAAGATATTATAGTCCCTCCCTCAAGGAAGATGATGAGGATTACTTGCTGCATTTGAAGCATATCGAAGCTGTGGAAGTTGATGTTGATGTCCGATCTCCTGATAGGCCTCGAGAGGGTAAGAGGAGTAATGCTGACGTTGATCCGCACTACACGTCGTTCTTGAAGCAGCTCAGGATAGATGCAAAATCTTACACCCTTGTGGTTGAAGGAGACGCTGGGGAGAGGCGTGTTTTCAAGTATGAGTATGGCCCCCAGGAAGGCCTTCACGTTCACTCTGAAGGGTTCGACTTGCCCTCCGAAGGACTTATGCCGGGAAGTCAGGGAGTGTCTGTAAAGGAAGAGTGTGTAGCAGATGATGAAAACAGAAGGAGTGCCCTGAGGAGTGAGAGCTCTAAGAAACTCAGAATCCCAGAGAATGCCCCCGGAAGAAAAGGGAACGGCAAGGCTAGGCCTTTGAAGAAAGATTCGAGGACCGAAGCAGCTGTAAAAGGGCTTAGCGTGCCCTCCGAAGGACTTACGCCGGGAAGTCAGGGAGTATCCGCAAAGAAAGGGAGAGGACTTACGCTGGGAAGTCTGGGAGTATCCGCAAAGAAAGGGACTGTAGTGAGTGATGGAAAGTCAAGGAGTGTCCTGAGAGGTGAGAGCTCTAAGAAACTCAGAACCCAGGAGAATGCCTCGGGGAGAAAAGGGAACGACAAGACTCGGCCTGTAGAGAAAGCTTCAAGGACCAAGGAGGCTGTAAACGTTTCAAAACACCCCGCTTGCAAGAGACGGAAAATTATGTCAACTGACCAGGATGTGGAAGTACAAGGTGGAAGTTGTGCTTCTGAGGGAAGGAAAGAATGCAAGAGAGGGCCTGGTCGACCTCGAGCGGTAAACTGCTTCGAGAGGCGACAAGAGGAGTCGGACTACTTGGAGAAGCAACAAGAGGAATCAAACTACGTGGAGAAGCGACGAGAGGAGAAGAGACAAGAGGAGTCGGACGAGTGGGACGATGATTACTATGTGTTTATAGATTATCTCAGGGCTGATGGTGGACTTGTGTTGTTTAATATGGACAACAGGAAGGTGAGGTACGAGGAGGATGAAGTCGAGGAAAGCAGCTCCTCGTCTGATTTGCAGATTCTTAAGGAGGACATCCTCAAGAATGAAGTAAACAACCCCTTTGTGACTACAAGGCTACCAAACATA ATTGATCTGGACACTGATGATCTTGGGGAAAGTGAGCATTCAGAGTTCCGAGAGAAGCTTCTGGAAAGACTAAGAATGAGATATGATAGCAAGGAGTACGAAGAGCTTTTGCAACAGGTGAAATATAGAAGACGGAAGGAAATAGTAAGACAGCTTAGGGGAGGTCGAGAGAAAACTTGTATCACTAACAAGGCCTGTGAGTCTTATCTCGACCAGTATCCTG ATCttagtaaaaaaatttctgcAGCTCAAGGCGATCGACGCAGAACACTGAATCTCTTGCGGGGATTTTTCTTCTACTTGGGT AGATTGGTATGGTTCCAACTAAAGATACCTAAAGCCTTGTGGTTCAGTTGA
- the LOC116187721 gene encoding uncharacterized protein LOC116187721 isoform X1 → MGDPALRRRLKRKRADGEPRRVSSGRDSAHREAARYYSPSLKEDDEDYLLHLKHIEAVEVDVDVRSPDRPREGKRSNADVDPHYTSFLKQLRIDAKSYTLVVEGDAGERRVFKYEYGPQEGLHVHSEGFDLPSEGLMPGSQGVSVKEECVADDENRRSALRSESSKKLRIPENAPGRKGNGKARPLKKDSRTEAAVKGLSVPSEGLTPGSQGVSAKKGRGLTLGSLGVSAKKGTVVSDGKSRSVLRGESSKKLRTQENASGRKGNDKTRPVEKASRTKEAVNVSKHPACKRRKIMSTDQDVEVQGGSCASEGRKECKRGPGRPRAVNCFERRQEESDYLEKQQEESNYVEKRREEKRQEESDEWDDDYYVFIDYLRADGGLVLFNMDNRKVRYEEDEVEESSSSSDLQILKEDILKNEVNNPFVTTRLPNIIDLDTDDLGESEHSEFREKLLERLRMRYDSKEYEELLQQVKYRRRKEIVRQLRGGREKTCITNKACESYLDQYPDLSKKISAAQGDRRRTLNLLRGFFFYLGNLPMEGVFRPWDDRYCSNILPPLPPQVKQKPCLKIEPASNIFSPPTPPLVEQGPRLKVEPS, encoded by the exons ATGGGTGATCCGGCGCTGCGGAGACGGCTGAAGAGAAAGCGGGCCGACGGCGAACCTCGCCGGGTCAGTTCCGGGAGAGACTCTGCCCACAGGGAAGCTGCAAGATATTATAGTCCCTCCCTCAAGGAAGATGATGAGGATTACTTGCTGCATTTGAAGCATATCGAAGCTGTGGAAGTTGATGTTGATGTCCGATCTCCTGATAGGCCTCGAGAGGGTAAGAGGAGTAATGCTGACGTTGATCCGCACTACACGTCGTTCTTGAAGCAGCTCAGGATAGATGCAAAATCTTACACCCTTGTGGTTGAAGGAGACGCTGGGGAGAGGCGTGTTTTCAAGTATGAGTATGGCCCCCAGGAAGGCCTTCACGTTCACTCTGAAGGGTTCGACTTGCCCTCCGAAGGACTTATGCCGGGAAGTCAGGGAGTGTCTGTAAAGGAAGAGTGTGTAGCAGATGATGAAAACAGAAGGAGTGCCCTGAGGAGTGAGAGCTCTAAGAAACTCAGAATCCCAGAGAATGCCCCCGGAAGAAAAGGGAACGGCAAGGCTAGGCCTTTGAAGAAAGATTCGAGGACCGAAGCAGCTGTAAAAGGGCTTAGCGTGCCCTCCGAAGGACTTACGCCGGGAAGTCAGGGAGTATCCGCAAAGAAAGGGAGAGGACTTACGCTGGGAAGTCTGGGAGTATCCGCAAAGAAAGGGACTGTAGTGAGTGATGGAAAGTCAAGGAGTGTCCTGAGAGGTGAGAGCTCTAAGAAACTCAGAACCCAGGAGAATGCCTCGGGGAGAAAAGGGAACGACAAGACTCGGCCTGTAGAGAAAGCTTCAAGGACCAAGGAGGCTGTAAACGTTTCAAAACACCCCGCTTGCAAGAGACGGAAAATTATGTCAACTGACCAGGATGTGGAAGTACAAGGTGGAAGTTGTGCTTCTGAGGGAAGGAAAGAATGCAAGAGAGGGCCTGGTCGACCTCGAGCGGTAAACTGCTTCGAGAGGCGACAAGAGGAGTCGGACTACTTGGAGAAGCAACAAGAGGAATCAAACTACGTGGAGAAGCGACGAGAGGAGAAGAGACAAGAGGAGTCGGACGAGTGGGACGATGATTACTATGTGTTTATAGATTATCTCAGGGCTGATGGTGGACTTGTGTTGTTTAATATGGACAACAGGAAGGTGAGGTACGAGGAGGATGAAGTCGAGGAAAGCAGCTCCTCGTCTGATTTGCAGATTCTTAAGGAGGACATCCTCAAGAATGAAGTAAACAACCCCTTTGTGACTACAAGGCTACCAAACATA ATTGATCTGGACACTGATGATCTTGGGGAAAGTGAGCATTCAGAGTTCCGAGAGAAGCTTCTGGAAAGACTAAGAATGAGATATGATAGCAAGGAGTACGAAGAGCTTTTGCAACAGGTGAAATATAGAAGACGGAAGGAAATAGTAAGACAGCTTAGGGGAGGTCGAGAGAAAACTTGTATCACTAACAAGGCCTGTGAGTCTTATCTCGACCAGTATCCTG ATCttagtaaaaaaatttctgcAGCTCAAGGCGATCGACGCAGAACACTGAATCTCTTGCGGGGATTTTTCTTCTACTTGGGT AATCTCCCCATGGAAGGAGTTTTCCGGCCCTGGGACGACCGGTATTGTTCGAACATCTTGCCACCACTTCCACCACAAGTGAAGCAGAAGCCCTGTCTGAAAATTGAACCAGCCTCAAACATCTTTTCGCCACCTACACCACCGCTTGTGGAGCAAGGACCGCGTCTCAAGGTCGAACCTTCCTAG
- the LOC116187721 gene encoding uncharacterized protein LOC116187721 isoform X2 encodes MGDPALRRRLKRKRADGEPRRVSSGRDSAHREAARYYSPSLKEDDEDYLLHLKHIEAVEVDVDVRSPDRPREGKRSNADVDPHYTSFLKQLRIDAKSYTLVVEGDAGERRVFKYEYGPQEGLHVHSEGFDLPSEGLMPGSQGVSVKEECVADDENRRSALRSESSKKLRIPENAPGRKGNGKARPLKKDSRTEAAVKGLSVPSEGLTPGSQGVSAKKGRGLTLGSLGVSAKKGTVVSDGKSRSVLRGESSKKLRTQENASGRKGNDKTRPVEKASRTKEAVNVSKHPACKRRKIMSTDQDVEVQGGSCASEGRKECKRGPGRPRAVNCFERRQEESDYLEKQQEESNYVEKRREEKRQEESDEWDDDYYVFIDYLRADGGLVLFNMDNRKVRYEEDEVEESSSSSDLQILKEDILKNEVNNPFVTTRLPNIIDLDTDDLGESEHSEFREKLLERLRMRYDSKEYEELLQQVKYRRRKEIVRQLRGGREKTCITNKACESYLDQYPAQGDRRRTLNLLRGFFFYLGNLPMEGVFRPWDDRYCSNILPPLPPQVKQKPCLKIEPASNIFSPPTPPLVEQGPRLKVEPS; translated from the exons ATGGGTGATCCGGCGCTGCGGAGACGGCTGAAGAGAAAGCGGGCCGACGGCGAACCTCGCCGGGTCAGTTCCGGGAGAGACTCTGCCCACAGGGAAGCTGCAAGATATTATAGTCCCTCCCTCAAGGAAGATGATGAGGATTACTTGCTGCATTTGAAGCATATCGAAGCTGTGGAAGTTGATGTTGATGTCCGATCTCCTGATAGGCCTCGAGAGGGTAAGAGGAGTAATGCTGACGTTGATCCGCACTACACGTCGTTCTTGAAGCAGCTCAGGATAGATGCAAAATCTTACACCCTTGTGGTTGAAGGAGACGCTGGGGAGAGGCGTGTTTTCAAGTATGAGTATGGCCCCCAGGAAGGCCTTCACGTTCACTCTGAAGGGTTCGACTTGCCCTCCGAAGGACTTATGCCGGGAAGTCAGGGAGTGTCTGTAAAGGAAGAGTGTGTAGCAGATGATGAAAACAGAAGGAGTGCCCTGAGGAGTGAGAGCTCTAAGAAACTCAGAATCCCAGAGAATGCCCCCGGAAGAAAAGGGAACGGCAAGGCTAGGCCTTTGAAGAAAGATTCGAGGACCGAAGCAGCTGTAAAAGGGCTTAGCGTGCCCTCCGAAGGACTTACGCCGGGAAGTCAGGGAGTATCCGCAAAGAAAGGGAGAGGACTTACGCTGGGAAGTCTGGGAGTATCCGCAAAGAAAGGGACTGTAGTGAGTGATGGAAAGTCAAGGAGTGTCCTGAGAGGTGAGAGCTCTAAGAAACTCAGAACCCAGGAGAATGCCTCGGGGAGAAAAGGGAACGACAAGACTCGGCCTGTAGAGAAAGCTTCAAGGACCAAGGAGGCTGTAAACGTTTCAAAACACCCCGCTTGCAAGAGACGGAAAATTATGTCAACTGACCAGGATGTGGAAGTACAAGGTGGAAGTTGTGCTTCTGAGGGAAGGAAAGAATGCAAGAGAGGGCCTGGTCGACCTCGAGCGGTAAACTGCTTCGAGAGGCGACAAGAGGAGTCGGACTACTTGGAGAAGCAACAAGAGGAATCAAACTACGTGGAGAAGCGACGAGAGGAGAAGAGACAAGAGGAGTCGGACGAGTGGGACGATGATTACTATGTGTTTATAGATTATCTCAGGGCTGATGGTGGACTTGTGTTGTTTAATATGGACAACAGGAAGGTGAGGTACGAGGAGGATGAAGTCGAGGAAAGCAGCTCCTCGTCTGATTTGCAGATTCTTAAGGAGGACATCCTCAAGAATGAAGTAAACAACCCCTTTGTGACTACAAGGCTACCAAACATA ATTGATCTGGACACTGATGATCTTGGGGAAAGTGAGCATTCAGAGTTCCGAGAGAAGCTTCTGGAAAGACTAAGAATGAGATATGATAGCAAGGAGTACGAAGAGCTTTTGCAACAGGTGAAATATAGAAGACGGAAGGAAATAGTAAGACAGCTTAGGGGAGGTCGAGAGAAAACTTGTATCACTAACAAGGCCTGTGAGTCTTATCTCGACCAGTATCCTG CTCAAGGCGATCGACGCAGAACACTGAATCTCTTGCGGGGATTTTTCTTCTACTTGGGT AATCTCCCCATGGAAGGAGTTTTCCGGCCCTGGGACGACCGGTATTGTTCGAACATCTTGCCACCACTTCCACCACAAGTGAAGCAGAAGCCCTGTCTGAAAATTGAACCAGCCTCAAACATCTTTTCGCCACCTACACCACCGCTTGTGGAGCAAGGACCGCGTCTCAAGGTCGAACCTTCCTAG
- the LOC116187721 gene encoding uncharacterized protein LOC116187721 isoform X4: protein MGDPALRRRLKRKRADGEPRRVSSGRDSAHREAARYYSPSLKEDDEDYLLHLKHIEAVEVDVDVRSPDRPREGKRSNADVDPHYTSFLKQLRIDAKSYTLVVEGDAGERRVFKYEYGPQEGLHVHSEGFDLPSEGLMPGSQGVSVKEECVADDENRRSALRSESSKKLRIPENAPGRKGNGKARPLKKDSRTEAAVKGLSVPSEGLTPGSQGVSAKKGRGLTLGSLGVSAKKGTVVSDGKSRSVLRGESSKKLRTQENASGRKGNDKTRPVEKASRTKEAVNVSKHPACKRRKIMSTDQDVEVQGGSCASEGRKECKRGPGRPRAVNCFERRQEESDYLEKQQEESNYVEKRREEKRQEESDEWDDDYYVFIDYLRADGGLVLFNMDNRKVRYEEDEVEESSSSSDLQILKEDILKNEVNNPFVTTRLPNIIDLDTDDLGESEHSEFREKLLERLRMRYDSKEYEELLQQVKYRRRKEIVRQLRGGREKTCITNKACESYLDQYPVVHFGSSIHRFAL from the exons ATGGGTGATCCGGCGCTGCGGAGACGGCTGAAGAGAAAGCGGGCCGACGGCGAACCTCGCCGGGTCAGTTCCGGGAGAGACTCTGCCCACAGGGAAGCTGCAAGATATTATAGTCCCTCCCTCAAGGAAGATGATGAGGATTACTTGCTGCATTTGAAGCATATCGAAGCTGTGGAAGTTGATGTTGATGTCCGATCTCCTGATAGGCCTCGAGAGGGTAAGAGGAGTAATGCTGACGTTGATCCGCACTACACGTCGTTCTTGAAGCAGCTCAGGATAGATGCAAAATCTTACACCCTTGTGGTTGAAGGAGACGCTGGGGAGAGGCGTGTTTTCAAGTATGAGTATGGCCCCCAGGAAGGCCTTCACGTTCACTCTGAAGGGTTCGACTTGCCCTCCGAAGGACTTATGCCGGGAAGTCAGGGAGTGTCTGTAAAGGAAGAGTGTGTAGCAGATGATGAAAACAGAAGGAGTGCCCTGAGGAGTGAGAGCTCTAAGAAACTCAGAATCCCAGAGAATGCCCCCGGAAGAAAAGGGAACGGCAAGGCTAGGCCTTTGAAGAAAGATTCGAGGACCGAAGCAGCTGTAAAAGGGCTTAGCGTGCCCTCCGAAGGACTTACGCCGGGAAGTCAGGGAGTATCCGCAAAGAAAGGGAGAGGACTTACGCTGGGAAGTCTGGGAGTATCCGCAAAGAAAGGGACTGTAGTGAGTGATGGAAAGTCAAGGAGTGTCCTGAGAGGTGAGAGCTCTAAGAAACTCAGAACCCAGGAGAATGCCTCGGGGAGAAAAGGGAACGACAAGACTCGGCCTGTAGAGAAAGCTTCAAGGACCAAGGAGGCTGTAAACGTTTCAAAACACCCCGCTTGCAAGAGACGGAAAATTATGTCAACTGACCAGGATGTGGAAGTACAAGGTGGAAGTTGTGCTTCTGAGGGAAGGAAAGAATGCAAGAGAGGGCCTGGTCGACCTCGAGCGGTAAACTGCTTCGAGAGGCGACAAGAGGAGTCGGACTACTTGGAGAAGCAACAAGAGGAATCAAACTACGTGGAGAAGCGACGAGAGGAGAAGAGACAAGAGGAGTCGGACGAGTGGGACGATGATTACTATGTGTTTATAGATTATCTCAGGGCTGATGGTGGACTTGTGTTGTTTAATATGGACAACAGGAAGGTGAGGTACGAGGAGGATGAAGTCGAGGAAAGCAGCTCCTCGTCTGATTTGCAGATTCTTAAGGAGGACATCCTCAAGAATGAAGTAAACAACCCCTTTGTGACTACAAGGCTACCAAACATA ATTGATCTGGACACTGATGATCTTGGGGAAAGTGAGCATTCAGAGTTCCGAGAGAAGCTTCTGGAAAGACTAAGAATGAGATATGATAGCAAGGAGTACGAAGAGCTTTTGCAACAGGTGAAATATAGAAGACGGAAGGAAATAGTAAGACAGCTTAGGGGAGGTCGAGAGAAAACTTGTATCACTAACAAGGCCTGTGAGTCTTATCTCGACCAGTATCCTG TTGTTCATTTTGGCTCGAGTATCCACCGTTTTGCCCTTTGA
- the LOC116187723 gene encoding NAD(P)H-quinone oxidoreductase subunit M, chloroplastic: MAATYSYMASTKFSMPGWAGGKRSSIRKRVSSLTFCVSAQQQSPVEESQEVRPPPEEDSSSAQQPQKQRLRPVEPQANVKSRNMSREYGGQWLSCATRHVRIYAAYIDPVTSEFDQTQMDKLTLILDPTNEFVWNPETCNKVYAYFQELVDHYEGAPLTEYTLRLIGSDIEHYIRKLLYDGEIKYNMNARVLNFSMGKPRILFNNKTEEDQIQDVQ, encoded by the exons ATGGCAGCAACTTACTCTTACATGGCCTCGACAAAGTTCTCAATGCCCGGTTGGGCCGGAGGGAAGAGAAGCTCGATCAGGAAGAGAGTTTCCTCCCTCACATTCTGTGTCTCAGCCCAGCAGCAGTCTCCAGTTGAGGAATCGCAGGAAGTGAGGCCGCCGCCCGAGGAGGATTCCTCCTCAGCCCAGCAGCCTCAGAAGCAGCGGCTAAGGCCCGTGGAGCCGCAGGCGAACGTGAAGAGCCGGAACATGAGCCGGGAGTATGGTGGCCAGTGGCTCAGCTGTGCAACAAGGCACGTGAGGATCTACGCTGCGTACATCGACCCTGTGACATCCGAGTTTGATCAAACTCAGATGGACAAGCTCACCCTCATCCTTGACCCAACCAATGAGTTTGTATGGAACCCGGAGACCTGCAACAAGGTGTATGCTTACTTCCAGGAACTTGTAGATCATTACGAG GGAGCTCCACTGACAGAATACACGCTCCGCTTGATCGGGTCAGACATAGAGCACTACATAAGGAAGCTACTCTACGACGGAGAGATCAAGTACAATATGAATGCGAGGGTCCTCAACTTCAGCATGGGGAAGCCCCGGATTCTCTTTAACAACAAAACCGAAGAAGATCAGATTCAAGATGTACAATAA